Proteins found in one Miscanthus floridulus cultivar M001 chromosome 4, ASM1932011v1, whole genome shotgun sequence genomic segment:
- the LOC136549335 gene encoding putative disease resistance protein RGA1 has product MVSLMEIFLSAILGDLATRCIDFLASKHPNKPPALDDMEDRLRRVLLRAQVIVDEAMGRRITNQAMLWQLDALTDTVHRGYYALDTFRSFQQAEKEEPRPSSNGQTTIVSHRLSSHFSRVDPCLSSWTSRAAQISKEMQQVLDTLSAMIVDAHELVLFLANYGRPMYRQPYSMYLLLGNCMFGRQMEAQYVIDFLLHTQPADGVKEPVEVLPIVGPCTVGKSTLVAHVCKDERVRDHFAETVFLSDHDFAYDGLAAFREGLSAKNRTSSDHGTRRMLLVVEVAGIDLDEDVWNRLYSASKHWMPMGSKIILTSRSVKVAKLGTTQALTPKPLSNEAYWYFFRTLAFGSADPTLSHPRFINLAMETATALNGSMTIANAIARMMRDSFDAHFWGKLAAFMRLQFQKNVSRFGEHPYDLISQNKPVYLGRMRSEQMICYHQYRHSSQKEVPKITWHEVINGDAKLPAGRFQVLAWSSQIPPYYSYIYDCEVQELKSIGNKRKRSAKNGSAPSICL; this is encoded by the coding sequence ATGGTGTCGCTAATGGAGATTTTCCTGTCTGCAATCTTAGGCGACCTAGCCACTAGATGCATAGATTTCCTGGCGAGCAAGCACCCCAATAAGCCTCCTGCGCTGGACGACATGGAGGATCGCCTCCGCAGGGTCCTGCTCCGGGCGCAGGTCATCGTCGACGAGGCCATGGGGCGGCGGATCACAAACCAGGCCATGCTCTGGCAGCTGGACGCCCTGACAGACACCGTGCACCGAGGCTACTACGCCCTCGACACCTTCAGATCCTTTCAGCAGGCTGAAAAAGAGGAGCCCAGGCCCAGCAGCAATGGTCAGACGACGATCGTGAGTCACAGGCTTTCTTCCCATTTCTCCAGAGTCGATCCATGTCTCTCCAGTTGGACAAGCAGAGCTGCACAGATCTCAAAAGAAATGCAGCAGGTGCTTGACACTTTGAGCGCCATGATCGTTGATGCACATGAACTAGTCCTGTTCTTGGCGAACTACGGTCGCCCCATGTACCGCCAGCCTTACAGCATGTATCTCCTGCTGGGAAACTGCATGTTTGGTCGCCAGATGGAAGCACAATATGTCATCGACTTCCTACTGCACACACAGCCTGCTGATGGTGTCAAAGAACCGGTGGAGGTCCTGCCAATTGTCGGTCCCTGCACAGTAGGAAAGAGCACACTAGTCGCTCATGTTTGTAAGGATGAAAGAGTCCGTGACCATTTCGCAGAAACCGTGTTCTTGAGCGACCATGACTTTGCGTATGATGGGCTAGCAGCTTTCAGAGAAGGATTATCTGCAAAAAATCGCACGTCATCAGATCATGGGACAAGGAGAATGCTTCTTGTTGTGGAGGTAGCAGGAATAGACCTCGACGAAGATGTATGGAACAGGCTGTATTCTGCATCTAAACATTGGATGCCCATGGGTAGCAAGATCATACTCACAAGTCGGTCCGTCAAGGTCGCAAAGCTTGGAACAACACAGGCTCTAACTCCGAAGCCTCTATCAAATGAGGCATACTGGTACTTCTTCAGGACGCTTGCGTTCGGAAGCGCAGATCCCACGTTGTCGCACCCAAGGTTCATCAATCTGGCCATGGAGACTGCCACGGCGCTGAACGGGTCCATGACCATTGCAAATGCCATTGCCCGTATGATGAGGGACAGCTTCGACGCCCATTTCTGGGGCAAGTTGGCAGCGTTCATGAGATTGCAGTTTCAGAAAAATGTGTCCAGGTTCGGTGAGCATCCATACGACCTTATAAGCCAGAACAAACCCGTGTATCTCGGGAGGATGAGGTCTGAACAGATGATTTGCTACCATCAGTACCGGCACTCTTCACAGAAGGAGGTTCCCAAGATCACCTGGCACGAAGTGATTAATGGAGATGCAAAGCTTCCTGCTGGGAGATTCCAAGTCCTGGCATGGAGTTCTCAGATACCACCTTACTATAGCTATATCTATGATTGTGAGGTTCAGGAGCTGAAATCTATAGGCAACAAGAGGAAGCGCTCCGCGAAAAACGGAAGCGCACCTTCGATATGTTTGTGA